A single Filimonas effusa DNA region contains:
- a CDS encoding aspartate kinase, producing the protein MKVFKFGGASVNSVDRIKQVAHIVDQHKDSPLVIIISAMGKTTNALEKVAEAFYAGAQQQALDLFNVIKNQHLTTAKYLLVTHFNECLSQLTDLFTEVEWLLHDKPVRNFDYYYDQVVCIGELLSTSIISHYLQEAGIANEWLDVRDLIRTDNHFRNANIDWAITTEKILQATEDAGAPVITQGFIGSTDENESTTLGREGSDYTAAVFANILDAESLTIWKDVEGVMNADPKQFPDAQLLQSISFTEVIEMAYYGAQVIHPKTIKPLQNKGIPLYVKCFLDPSLAGTVISNKHAKNLPPIIVLKENQALMHLHSQDFSFVGEQPMSNLYKIFAQLNITPNLLQTGAVSLQLCLDDHSDKIEQLAAAAGATFDVSVEKGLTLLTIRHYKAGQAAEMTAGKTPLLIQQTQETVQVLFR; encoded by the coding sequence ATGAAAGTTTTTAAGTTCGGCGGAGCCAGCGTTAACAGTGTAGACAGGATTAAGCAGGTAGCACATATAGTTGATCAGCATAAAGACAGCCCCCTGGTGATCATTATTTCGGCGATGGGCAAAACCACCAACGCGCTGGAGAAAGTAGCGGAGGCTTTTTATGCGGGAGCACAACAACAGGCGCTGGACCTGTTCAACGTTATCAAGAACCAACATCTTACCACTGCCAAGTACTTGCTAGTTACGCATTTCAATGAATGCCTGTCGCAGCTGACCGACCTTTTCACCGAGGTAGAATGGCTGCTGCACGACAAACCTGTGCGTAATTTCGACTATTATTACGACCAGGTGGTTTGTATAGGCGAATTACTCAGCACAAGCATTATCAGTCATTATTTACAGGAAGCAGGTATCGCCAATGAATGGCTGGATGTACGGGACCTTATCCGTACCGACAATCATTTCCGCAATGCCAATATCGACTGGGCTATCACCACGGAAAAGATACTGCAGGCTACAGAAGATGCGGGAGCGCCTGTTATCACACAAGGCTTTATTGGCAGCACAGACGAAAATGAGAGTACCACACTGGGCCGTGAAGGCAGCGATTATACCGCTGCTGTTTTCGCCAATATACTGGATGCAGAAAGCCTTACCATCTGGAAAGATGTTGAAGGTGTGATGAATGCAGATCCCAAACAGTTTCCCGATGCACAATTGTTACAATCCATATCATTCACCGAGGTGATAGAAATGGCTTATTACGGCGCACAGGTGATTCACCCCAAAACCATCAAACCTTTACAGAACAAAGGCATTCCATTATATGTAAAATGCTTTCTCGATCCTTCACTGGCGGGAACCGTTATCAGCAATAAACACGCGAAAAATCTGCCGCCGATAATAGTGCTCAAGGAAAACCAGGCGCTGATGCACCTGCACAGCCAGGATTTCTCTTTTGTAGGCGAACAGCCCATGAGTAATCTCTATAAGATCTTTGCGCAACTCAATATTACGCCCAACCTGCTACAAACCGGCGCGGTAAGCCTGCAGCTATGCCTCGATGATCATAGCGACAAGATAGAGCAGCTGGCAGCCGCTGCGGGAGCCACTTTTGATGTTTCCGTGGAAAAAGGACTTACCCTGCTTACGATCAGGCATTATAAGGCAGGCCAGGCGGCAGAAATGACTGCCGGGAAAACGCCGTTACTGATACAGCAAACACAGGAAACGGTACAGGTGCTGTTCAGGTAA